One part of the Actinomyces howellii genome encodes these proteins:
- the eccCa gene encoding type VII secretion protein EccCa has protein sequence MIRVIDRPERGSGPTEAPSPVILPSPPAHTGTGSGQLMPVGPALTLVGAGSALVVTAVARSNVILVVLAALVAVGTAVGLLVTVTSRRGTQARQRREQRTRYLRSLMAATAELERTAQETRRGAHLTHPGPSALPAWAIDPARRWARRRTDPDFLLLRAGTADLHLPLAAMPPQADTAAADPQLLAQARAVVRAHAVQEAMPALIDLDGAGQVSIVGPRELARDLARTLLVQAAVHHSPQDLHIALAHDEPCAPHWDCVSRLPHLTIDGSFDGPVASRRVAADQGALEEVLGPEIAAAAKAAAERRRTGTEHELRRSTRLLVVLDTDRVSRDLAIPDSSLGAQDIGATVIHLLTDASLEPAGTRLRLALRRDGTVEVSDPRASEGPGSRPRVVLADRLGPALAEGVSRALAPLRVPRTTQAADPGRSTATLLGLGDPGALDPERAWAPRPARDFLRVPIGTDDTGRPVLLDLKEAAQLGVGPHGLCVGATGSGKSELMRTLVTALAAGHRPEDLTMVLVDVKGGATFAPFAGLPHVVGLIDHLVADPGLARRARTAIAGEVMRRQEQLRQAGSPDISHYRLRRADHPEMPPLAHQLIIIDGLGELLDTDPDFAELLLTIGRIGRAVGVHLLLTSQHLPGAGLRDLDAYLSYRIVLRTFSEAESVAVLGRPDAFHLPATPGYGYLSVDTSVYTRLRAAHVSAPVEQRAPSPEPEEVDEPVPVRLPVFNGLSPSERRVGPPPASRRPGLSVLEQVVSRLRDDSRRGPQVWLPPLPRALPLPAVYGAPLDRGPHGVTAPGRVRSTVGLTVPVGLLDDPSYQRQVPWVIDLGARGGHVCLVGAPQSGRTTFLWTLAVSAALTVRPERLTFYGLDAIGGSMAHLKPLPNVAEVATRGDRARMRRVLDELASMLDHRERILSAHRIDSLEMLREQHAAGRLPGLASADVVVLVDGAGVLRADFPELVDSLDELVHRGRRLGVHVVMTVSRPEDLPPALQPLVGTRLELRLSDPATSLISPELSRSLPLDAPGRVLRPDGLIAQVALPVEDAVGAQSVASGLDRLALELHDTWDPGPAASVRLLPSQPVSRSHRARGRAHRAARSDQRVR, from the coding sequence GTGATCCGAGTCATCGACCGCCCGGAGCGCGGCTCAGGTCCCACCGAGGCACCCTCCCCCGTCATCCTCCCCTCGCCCCCCGCACACACGGGCACCGGCTCGGGCCAGCTCATGCCGGTCGGTCCGGCTCTCACTCTTGTCGGAGCCGGCTCGGCCCTCGTCGTCACCGCCGTGGCGCGCTCGAACGTCATCCTCGTCGTGCTCGCCGCCCTCGTGGCGGTCGGCACCGCGGTCGGCCTGCTCGTCACCGTCACGTCACGGCGCGGGACCCAGGCGCGTCAGCGCCGTGAGCAGCGCACCCGGTACCTGCGCTCGCTCATGGCCGCGACCGCCGAGCTCGAGCGCACCGCCCAGGAGACCCGACGAGGCGCCCACCTGACCCACCCCGGCCCCTCGGCGCTGCCCGCCTGGGCGATCGACCCGGCCCGACGCTGGGCACGTCGCCGCACGGACCCTGACTTCCTTCTCCTGAGGGCCGGAACCGCCGACCTGCACCTGCCCCTGGCGGCCATGCCCCCGCAGGCCGACACGGCCGCGGCCGACCCCCAGCTCCTGGCCCAGGCGCGGGCGGTCGTGCGCGCCCACGCCGTCCAGGAGGCCATGCCCGCACTCATCGACCTCGACGGCGCCGGCCAGGTCAGCATCGTCGGACCGCGAGAGCTCGCCCGGGACCTGGCTCGCACGCTCCTCGTCCAGGCCGCCGTCCACCACAGCCCCCAGGACCTGCACATCGCCCTGGCCCACGACGAGCCCTGCGCCCCCCACTGGGACTGCGTCTCCCGGTTGCCGCACCTCACGATCGACGGGTCCTTCGACGGCCCGGTGGCGAGCCGGCGGGTCGCGGCCGACCAGGGCGCCCTCGAGGAGGTCCTGGGCCCGGAGATCGCCGCGGCCGCCAAGGCGGCGGCCGAGCGCAGACGCACCGGGACCGAGCACGAGCTGCGCCGCTCCACCCGCCTGCTCGTCGTCCTCGACACCGACCGGGTGTCTCGTGACCTGGCCATCCCTGACTCCTCCCTCGGCGCCCAGGACATCGGCGCCACCGTCATCCACCTCCTGACCGACGCGAGCCTGGAGCCGGCGGGCACCAGGCTGCGGCTGGCGCTGCGCCGGGACGGCACGGTCGAGGTCAGCGACCCGCGGGCGTCCGAGGGCCCCGGTTCTCGCCCCCGGGTCGTCCTCGCCGACCGTCTGGGCCCCGCGCTGGCCGAGGGGGTGAGCCGCGCCCTGGCGCCGCTGCGCGTGCCCCGGACGACGCAGGCAGCGGACCCGGGGCGCTCAACCGCCACCCTGCTCGGTCTGGGGGACCCCGGGGCCCTCGACCCGGAGCGTGCCTGGGCGCCGCGTCCGGCGCGCGACTTCCTGCGCGTGCCCATCGGTACCGATGACACGGGCCGACCGGTCCTGCTCGACCTCAAGGAGGCCGCCCAGCTGGGCGTGGGGCCGCACGGACTGTGCGTGGGAGCGACGGGCTCGGGCAAGTCCGAGCTCATGCGCACCCTCGTGACGGCGCTGGCCGCCGGGCACCGCCCTGAGGACCTCACGATGGTGCTCGTCGACGTCAAGGGCGGAGCGACCTTCGCGCCCTTCGCGGGGCTGCCTCATGTCGTGGGCCTCATCGACCACCTCGTGGCCGACCCCGGCCTGGCCCGCAGGGCCCGCACGGCGATCGCCGGGGAGGTCATGCGCCGCCAGGAGCAGCTGCGCCAGGCGGGCTCACCAGACATCAGCCACTACCGCCTGCGGCGCGCGGACCACCCTGAGATGCCGCCCCTGGCCCACCAGCTCATCATCATCGACGGCCTCGGTGAGCTGCTCGACACCGATCCGGACTTCGCCGAGCTGCTGCTCACCATCGGCCGGATCGGCCGCGCGGTCGGCGTCCACCTCCTGCTCACCAGTCAGCACCTTCCCGGAGCCGGCCTGCGCGACCTCGACGCCTACCTGTCCTACCGCATCGTCCTGCGCACCTTCTCGGAGGCCGAGTCCGTGGCCGTCCTGGGGCGGCCCGACGCGTTCCACCTGCCCGCCACGCCCGGCTACGGGTACCTGTCGGTCGACACGAGCGTCTACACCCGCCTGCGCGCCGCGCACGTGTCAGCCCCTGTCGAGCAGCGAGCCCCCTCCCCCGAGCCGGAGGAGGTCGACGAGCCCGTCCCCGTGCGCCTGCCGGTCTTCAACGGCCTGAGCCCCAGCGAGCGCCGCGTCGGTCCTCCTCCGGCCTCGAGGAGGCCGGGTCTGAGCGTCCTGGAGCAGGTGGTCTCCCGTCTGCGCGACGACAGCCGCCGCGGCCCGCAGGTGTGGCTGCCCCCGCTGCCCCGGGCGCTCCCGCTGCCGGCTGTCTACGGCGCCCCGCTCGACCGCGGTCCCCACGGCGTCACGGCCCCGGGGCGGGTCCGCTCGACCGTCGGGCTGACCGTCCCCGTCGGCCTGCTCGACGACCCCTCCTACCAGCGCCAGGTCCCCTGGGTGATCGACCTGGGCGCCAGGGGCGGCCACGTGTGCCTCGTCGGCGCGCCCCAGTCCGGCCGCACGACCTTCCTGTGGACCCTGGCCGTCTCGGCGGCACTGACCGTCCGGCCCGAGCGACTCACCTTCTACGGGCTCGACGCCATCGGCGGGTCCATGGCGCACCTCAAGCCCCTGCCCAACGTCGCTGAGGTCGCCACCCGCGGGGACCGCGCCCGGATGCGCCGGGTCCTCGACGAGCTCGCCTCGATGCTCGACCACCGCGAGCGCATCCTGTCTGCCCACCGCATCGACTCCCTGGAGATGCTCCGTGAGCAGCACGCGGCCGGGCGGCTGCCGGGCCTGGCCAGCGCCGACGTCGTCGTCCTGGTCGACGGGGCCGGCGTGCTGCGCGCCGACTTCCCCGAGCTGGTCGACTCCCTCGACGAGCTCGTGCACCGGGGGCGACGGCTGGGAGTCCACGTCGTCATGACCGTCTCGCGTCCAGAGGACCTGCCACCGGCCCTGCAGCCCCTGGTCGGCACACGGCTCGAGCTGCGCCTGAGCGACCCTGCGACCTCCCTCATCTCCCCCGAGCTGTCACGCTCCCTGCCCCTCGACGCACCGGGTCGCGTCCTGCGGCCCGACGGGCTCATCGCACAGGTGGCCCTTCCCGTGGAGGACGCCGTCGGCGCCCAGTCGGTGGCCAGCGGCCTCGATCGTCTCGCGCTCGAGCTCCACGACACCTGGGACCCGGGCCCTGCGGCCTCGGTCCGCCTCCTGCCCTCCCAGCCCGTCTCCCGCAGCCACCGAGCCCGTGGGCGCGCGCACCGCGCCGCGCGCAGCGACCAGCGCGTCCGGTGA
- a CDS encoding LytR C-terminal domain-containing protein: MSTTPDPRAEYRRRLRNRQTTVIGGTLAAMALLVVLSLMVWTGVLPVPLDPGFSSASDDATPVVQPCPPANAVTVEVTSFPVNVYNGTDTAGLAGVVADALSDAGIVVSNTSDWPKGAYTGEVQLTTSESGLVNAYSLARIFTGTVVVQIDENQDPADATVSVVLGEEYSESILSAGEISMLRAGEAISAPSGCASPSASSQG, encoded by the coding sequence GTGAGCACCACGCCAGACCCCCGCGCCGAGTACCGCCGTCGTCTCCGTAACCGTCAGACGACCGTGATCGGCGGCACCCTCGCGGCCATGGCGCTGCTCGTGGTGCTCAGCCTCATGGTCTGGACGGGCGTGCTGCCGGTCCCCCTCGACCCGGGCTTCTCCTCGGCCTCGGACGACGCGACCCCGGTGGTCCAGCCCTGCCCGCCCGCCAACGCCGTGACCGTCGAGGTCACCTCTTTCCCCGTCAACGTCTACAACGGCACCGACACCGCCGGCCTGGCCGGCGTCGTGGCCGACGCGCTGTCGGACGCGGGGATCGTCGTGTCCAACACCTCGGACTGGCCCAAGGGCGCCTACACCGGTGAGGTCCAGCTGACCACCTCGGAGTCCGGCCTCGTCAACGCCTACTCGCTGGCCCGGATCTTCACCGGGACCGTCGTCGTCCAGATCGACGAGAACCAGGACCCTGCCGACGCGACGGTCAGTGTCGTCCTCGGCGAGGAGTACTCCGAGAGCATCCTGTCTGCCGGCGAGATCAGCATGCTGCGTGCCGGGGAGGCGATCAGCGCTCCCTCGGGCTGCGCGAGCCCGTCCGCCTCGTCACAGGGCTGA
- a CDS encoding uracil-xanthine permease family protein has translation MSSSSSAPAPRGVQRGWRLHGDGRSIAPGAVVAAGERLSWPRTIGIGAQHVVAMFGATFLVPLLTGFPPATTLFFSAVGTLLFFLITAGRLPSYLGSSFALIAPILAVSSSLGASYAQGGVIATGAALAVVGLIVHRAGVRWIDALMPPVVTGAIVALIGLNLAPAAWSNVQAGPVSALVTIGSICLVTVLFKGIIGRLSILVGVLIGYVVAVCLGEVNFEPVSQAAWFGLPHFHAPAFDSSTLGLFIPVVFVLVAENVGHVKSVAAMTGDNLDDVTGRALLADGLATVLAGSGGGSGTTTYAENIGVMAATRVYSTAAYVVAAGFAFALSLMPKFGAIIATIPQGVLGGAGTVLYGMIGMLGVRIWVQNRVDFSNPVNLNTAAVALVVAIANFTWAPAGMTFEGIALGTAAALVVYHAMRVVSNLRGTNLEQASPASAPAGTELEGPAYARRHSRRAASGDQPGPDEV, from the coding sequence GTGTCGTCATCCTCCTCAGCTCCCGCCCCTCGGGGTGTCCAGCGCGGCTGGCGCCTGCACGGCGACGGACGCTCGATCGCGCCAGGCGCGGTGGTCGCCGCCGGCGAGCGGCTGTCGTGGCCGCGGACCATCGGCATCGGCGCCCAGCACGTCGTCGCCATGTTCGGCGCCACCTTCCTCGTGCCGCTGCTCACCGGCTTCCCGCCGGCCACGACCCTGTTCTTCAGCGCCGTCGGCACGCTCCTGTTCTTCCTCATCACCGCCGGACGCCTGCCCTCCTACCTCGGGTCCTCCTTCGCGCTCATCGCGCCGATCCTCGCGGTCTCCTCCTCCCTGGGCGCCTCCTACGCCCAGGGCGGCGTCATCGCCACCGGGGCCGCCCTGGCCGTGGTCGGCCTCATCGTCCACCGTGCCGGCGTGCGCTGGATCGACGCGCTCATGCCGCCGGTCGTCACGGGTGCCATCGTGGCGCTCATCGGCCTCAACCTCGCCCCTGCCGCGTGGTCCAACGTCCAGGCCGGACCGGTCTCGGCCCTGGTCACGATCGGCTCGATCTGCCTGGTCACGGTCCTGTTCAAGGGCATCATCGGGCGCCTGTCCATCCTCGTGGGCGTCCTCATCGGCTACGTCGTGGCCGTGTGCCTGGGTGAGGTGAACTTCGAGCCGGTCTCCCAGGCCGCGTGGTTCGGTCTGCCCCACTTCCACGCCCCGGCCTTCGACTCCTCGACCCTGGGCCTGTTCATCCCGGTCGTCTTCGTCCTCGTCGCCGAGAACGTCGGACACGTCAAGTCGGTGGCGGCCATGACCGGGGACAACCTCGACGACGTCACCGGCAGGGCTCTGCTGGCCGACGGCCTGGCAACCGTTCTGGCCGGCAGCGGCGGGGGCTCGGGCACGACCACCTACGCGGAGAACATCGGGGTCATGGCGGCGACCCGCGTGTACTCCACCGCCGCCTACGTCGTGGCCGCGGGCTTCGCCTTCGCGCTGTCCCTCATGCCCAAGTTCGGGGCGATCATCGCCACGATCCCCCAGGGCGTGCTCGGAGGAGCCGGAACCGTTCTCTACGGCATGATCGGCATGCTCGGCGTGCGCATCTGGGTGCAGAACCGCGTGGACTTCTCCAACCCGGTCAACCTCAACACGGCGGCGGTGGCGCTCGTCGTCGCCATCGCCAACTTCACGTGGGCACCGGCCGGCATGACCTTCGAGGGCATCGCCCTGGGGACGGCGGCGGCCCTCGTCGTCTACCACGCCATGCGGGTCGTCTCGAACCTGCGGGGCACCAACCTCGAGCAGGCCTCGCCCGCCTCGGCCCCGGCGGGCACCGAGCTGGAGGGACCGGCCTACGCCCGGCGCCACTCCCGGCGGGCCGCCTCCGGCGATCAGCCCGGACCCGACGAGGTCTGA
- a CDS encoding SDR family oxidoreductase: MSTIVIIGGHGKVARVLAQLLVDDGHEVVSLIRDPDQAAEVAATGAQPRVLSVEDATQADLADAMRGADAVVWSAGAGGKGGPARTEAVDHLAAVRSMEAARQAGVRRYVMVSWIGSHGPQPVPEDHPLRTYALAKLEADRYLQSTDLDWTIVGPGSLTLDAPSGRIEVGRVADAAETFTSRGNVASVIVTALGEPATIGRVIPFRDGSTEIAQALADVPAELADLS, from the coding sequence ATGTCCACGATCGTGATCATCGGTGGCCACGGCAAGGTCGCCCGCGTTCTTGCCCAGCTGCTCGTCGACGACGGACACGAGGTCGTCTCGCTCATCCGCGACCCCGACCAGGCCGCTGAGGTCGCCGCCACCGGCGCCCAGCCCCGTGTCCTGTCGGTCGAGGACGCCACCCAGGCCGATCTCGCCGACGCCATGAGGGGCGCCGACGCCGTCGTGTGGTCCGCCGGGGCCGGCGGGAAGGGAGGTCCCGCCCGCACCGAGGCGGTCGACCACCTCGCGGCGGTGCGTTCCATGGAGGCCGCCCGGCAGGCGGGGGTACGACGCTACGTCATGGTCTCGTGGATCGGCTCCCACGGTCCGCAGCCCGTCCCGGAGGACCACCCCCTGCGCACCTACGCCCTGGCCAAGCTCGAGGCCGACCGCTACCTGCAGTCCACGGACCTCGACTGGACGATCGTAGGCCCCGGGAGCCTCACCCTCGACGCCCCCAGCGGCCGGATCGAGGTCGGCAGGGTGGCCGACGCGGCGGAGACCTTCACCTCCCGCGGCAACGTCGCCTCCGTCATCGTCACCGCCCTGGGTGAGCCTGCGACCATCGGCCGGGTCATCCCCTTCCGCGACGGCTCCACCGAGATCGCCCAGGCGCTCGCCGACGTGCCCGCCGAGCTGGCCGACCTGTCCTGA
- a CDS encoding glutamine amidotransferase-related protein gives MKPFIMVSTRPETEAADNEYESFLAQGGLRRDDLHHVPLEEVDFLDSFAAGDVSGILIGGAPYDASTPETAKTRTRLRAEEQVRELLAVALKEGIPLLATGFGLEVLAGYLGTQTSPRFGEEPGAADVFLTAEGRQDPVLAGMPQTFTSFVGHTEGAVEVPPHATLLASSPDCPVQMIRVGTNVYGTQFNPELDAERFAQRLSIYADAGYGEPGMIEDVVAEARSIEQHVAGRIIRNFASHFARD, from the coding sequence GTGAAGCCCTTCATCATGGTGTCAACGCGCCCCGAGACCGAGGCCGCGGACAACGAGTACGAGTCCTTCCTCGCCCAGGGAGGGCTCCGTCGCGACGACCTGCACCACGTGCCCCTCGAGGAGGTCGACTTCCTCGACTCCTTCGCCGCCGGGGACGTGTCGGGGATCCTCATCGGAGGCGCCCCCTATGACGCGTCAACCCCCGAGACCGCCAAGACCCGCACCCGGCTGCGCGCCGAGGAGCAGGTCCGCGAGCTGCTCGCCGTGGCCCTCAAGGAGGGGATCCCCCTGCTGGCCACCGGCTTCGGCCTTGAGGTCCTGGCGGGGTACCTCGGCACTCAGACCTCTCCCCGGTTCGGCGAGGAGCCGGGGGCCGCTGACGTGTTCCTCACCGCCGAGGGCCGCCAGGACCCCGTGCTCGCGGGCATGCCGCAGACCTTCACCTCCTTCGTCGGCCACACCGAGGGCGCGGTCGAGGTGCCGCCGCACGCGACGCTGCTGGCCAGCTCACCGGACTGCCCGGTCCAGATGATCCGGGTGGGCACCAACGTCTACGGCACCCAGTTCAACCCTGAGCTCGACGCCGAGCGCTTCGCCCAGCGCCTGTCGATCTACGCCGACGCCGGCTACGGCGAGCCGGGCATGATCGAGGACGTCGTCGCCGAGGCACGCAGCATCGAGCAGCACGTGGCCGGGCGCATCATCCGCAACTTCGCCAGCCACTTCGCGCGCGACTGA
- a CDS encoding nucleoside deaminase yields the protein MRRALELAAQAGRQGEVPVGAVVLGPHGEPLAEAANARQAEHDPTAHAEIRALRAAGAAWGGSHLEGCTLVVTLEPCTMCAGAIVLARVARVVFAAWEPRTGACGSVRDVVRDPRANHVVEVVAGLRAEESRALLTEFFAPRR from the coding sequence CCGGACGTCAGGGAGAGGTGCCCGTGGGCGCCGTCGTCCTGGGCCCGCACGGCGAGCCGCTCGCCGAGGCCGCCAACGCCCGTCAGGCGGAGCACGACCCCACCGCCCACGCCGAGATCCGCGCCCTGCGCGCCGCGGGGGCGGCCTGGGGCGGCTCCCACCTCGAGGGGTGCACACTCGTCGTCACCCTCGAGCCGTGCACGATGTGCGCCGGGGCCATCGTGCTGGCCCGGGTGGCACGGGTGGTCTTCGCCGCCTGGGAGCCCAGGACAGGCGCCTGCGGGTCGGTGCGTGACGTCGTGCGCGACCCGCGAGCCAACCACGTCGTCGAGGTCGTGGCCGGGCTTCGCGCCGAGGAGTCTCGGGCGCTGCTCACCGAGTTCTTCGCCCCCCGGCGCTGA
- a CDS encoding glutamine amidotransferase, translating into MKPFLLLATRDDDGAADAEYQSFLERTGLDERDLVRHRLEAHPMPELDLDAWSGILVGGSPYNTTTPEDRKSAAQKRVEAEVDVLLTRLVEADFPFLGACYGIGTLAYHEGAVIDSTFAEPVSAPEITLTEAGLADPLCAGMASTFRAFVAHKDAVLVPPPRATVLATSASCPVQMLRVRTRLYATQFHPELDPEAISYRLGRYTGHGYFKTEDLAAIQEWSYTQDVSGSWAVLRNFVELFARD; encoded by the coding sequence GTGAAGCCCTTCCTCCTCCTGGCCACGCGCGACGACGACGGCGCCGCGGACGCCGAGTACCAGTCCTTCCTCGAGCGCACCGGTCTGGACGAGCGCGACCTCGTCCGCCACCGCCTGGAGGCCCATCCGATGCCCGAGCTCGACCTCGATGCCTGGTCCGGGATCCTCGTGGGCGGCTCGCCGTACAACACGACGACGCCCGAGGACCGCAAGTCCGCGGCCCAGAAGCGGGTGGAGGCGGAGGTCGACGTCCTGCTCACCCGCCTGGTCGAGGCCGACTTCCCCTTCCTGGGGGCCTGCTACGGGATCGGAACCCTGGCCTACCACGAGGGCGCCGTCATCGACTCGACCTTCGCCGAGCCGGTCAGCGCCCCGGAGATCACGCTGACCGAGGCCGGGCTGGCCGACCCGCTGTGCGCCGGGATGGCCTCGACCTTCCGCGCCTTCGTCGCTCACAAGGACGCGGTCCTCGTGCCCCCGCCCCGGGCGACGGTGCTGGCCACCTCCGCGAGCTGCCCCGTGCAGATGCTGCGCGTGCGCACCAGGCTCTACGCCACCCAGTTCCATCCCGAGCTCGATCCCGAGGCGATCTCCTACAGGCTGGGCCGCTACACCGGGCACGGCTACTTCAAGACCGAGGACCTGGCTGCCATCCAGGAGTGGTCCTACACCCAGGACGTGAGCGGCTCCTGGGCGGTGCTGCGCAACTTCGTCGAGCTCTTCGCCCGCGACTGA
- a CDS encoding nucleoside phosphorylase-I family protein: MSVQNAAGTWDEDPDGASILLATGRARHDLLVVAEPALLADLDDDWGAPASRVRLSFLPGVSAPGTVGQEDALASYEYRGRGVLIARGRTAAFEGRPARRTTALARTVASQVPAALLVTRATSLGGLAPGGFLPIADHLNLGGQPLFPSSRMVEAAWDESLTATLAGLDGVGEPGVVALTPGPVRPTRAEAAVMAGMGAQAAVCDSVAEAMALAARGVRVAGLAYLDAEVAGTGAAGAAATPAQLPAPQVVRAAVLTALGALR, translated from the coding sequence GTGTCCGTTCAGAACGCAGCCGGGACCTGGGACGAGGACCCTGACGGCGCCTCGATCCTTCTGGCCACCGGGCGTGCCCGCCACGACCTGCTCGTCGTCGCCGAGCCCGCTCTCCTGGCCGACCTCGACGACGACTGGGGCGCCCCCGCCTCCCGTGTGCGCCTGTCCTTCCTGCCCGGTGTCTCCGCTCCGGGCACTGTGGGCCAGGAGGACGCGCTGGCCTCCTACGAGTACCGCGGACGGGGAGTGCTCATCGCCCGCGGACGCACCGCTGCCTTCGAGGGCCGGCCCGCACGGCGCACGACGGCCCTGGCTCGCACGGTGGCCTCCCAGGTGCCCGCGGCGCTCCTCGTGACCCGAGCCACCAGCCTGGGGGGCCTCGCCCCGGGCGGGTTCCTGCCGATCGCCGACCACCTCAACCTCGGCGGCCAGCCGTTGTTCCCCTCCAGTCGCATGGTCGAGGCAGCCTGGGACGAGTCCTTGACGGCGACCCTGGCCGGGCTTGACGGGGTCGGGGAGCCCGGCGTCGTCGCCCTGACCCCCGGGCCCGTGCGTCCCACCCGGGCCGAGGCCGCTGTCATGGCGGGCATGGGGGCCCAGGCGGCTGTGTGCGACTCCGTGGCCGAGGCCATGGCCCTGGCCGCCCGCGGGGTGCGGGTCGCGGGGCTGGCCTACCTCGACGCGGAGGTCGCCGGCACAGGGGCGGCTGGGGCCGCGGCGACCCCGGCGCAGCTGCCTGCGCCACAGGTCGTGCGCGCCGCAGTCCTGACGGCGCTCGGCGCCCTGCGCTGA
- a CDS encoding DUF4190 domain-containing protein — MSQEPGLVDPTQIVPQGFVFPGTEGLDAQQIFSGPGYQAPAQHADAAAVAALVCTVLSPIPGLGIVAVILGTYSLRRLRRSYATGHSLAWLGIVVGSAVTAAWLLLVVLIALSA; from the coding sequence ATGAGTCAGGAGCCCGGCCTCGTCGACCCCACGCAGATCGTCCCCCAGGGCTTCGTCTTCCCGGGGACCGAGGGACTCGACGCCCAGCAGATCTTCTCCGGCCCCGGCTACCAGGCTCCTGCGCAGCACGCCGACGCGGCGGCGGTGGCCGCCCTCGTGTGCACCGTGCTCAGCCCGATCCCCGGCCTCGGGATCGTGGCTGTCATCCTGGGGACCTACTCCCTGCGGCGCCTGCGCCGCTCCTATGCCACCGGCCACTCCCTGGCCTGGCTGGGCATCGTCGTCGGCTCCGCCGTGACCGCGGCCTGGCTGCTCCTCGTCGTCCTCATCGCCCTGTCCGCGTGA
- a CDS encoding SLC13 family permease, whose amino-acid sequence MSTPITHTSTSVAPATSQPPPDARTRTRRTVGIVAGLALAALVFVAFPADGIEEVVAASGASAAAEAGYSDLGLRVVAAAAVLLGVWWMTEAIPLAATALLPMVIFPAFQVAAFKEVAAPYASDTIYLFMGGFMLALAMQRWNLHRRIALGVVLLVGTRPRRLVLGFMVATGFLSMWVSNTATAVVMLPIGLSVLNLVSGLIGGAERVRRLSTGLMLGIAYAASIGSVATIIGTPPNALLVAYLDEAHGIKIGFGQWMLVGLPLAAVFMALAWWLIVYVLFAPEVDEIPGGRELIVGQWRELGPMSRGEMSVAAVFLVAAASWVFVPLLLDYTGSALTISDSLIAMAAAVALFLLPAGTGRGVRLLDWRTANELPWDVLLLFGGGLALSQMFTKLGLSIWIGEQAKSLGALPTVAIVATVTALVIFLTEITSNTATAAAFLPIMGGVALGIGLTSNNPMNMLLLVLPVALAATFAFMLPVATPPNAVAYSSGCIEMGDMVRTGIWLNLAGVVLITAVVLLVAVPVFGLSL is encoded by the coding sequence ATGAGTACACCGATCACGCACACCTCGACCTCCGTGGCCCCGGCGACCTCCCAGCCCCCTCCGGACGCGCGGACCCGCACGCGGCGCACGGTGGGCATCGTCGCCGGTCTCGCCCTGGCCGCCCTCGTCTTCGTCGCCTTCCCCGCCGACGGGATCGAGGAGGTCGTCGCCGCCTCCGGGGCGTCGGCGGCCGCCGAGGCGGGCTACTCCGACCTCGGGCTGAGGGTCGTGGCCGCGGCCGCCGTCCTGCTGGGGGTGTGGTGGATGACCGAGGCGATCCCGCTGGCGGCCACGGCCCTGCTGCCCATGGTCATCTTCCCCGCCTTCCAGGTCGCCGCCTTCAAGGAGGTCGCCGCTCCCTACGCCTCGGACACGATCTACCTGTTCATGGGGGGCTTCATGCTCGCACTGGCGATGCAGAGGTGGAACCTGCACCGACGCATCGCCCTGGGGGTCGTCCTGCTCGTGGGCACCCGGCCCCGCCGTCTCGTCCTGGGCTTCATGGTGGCCACGGGCTTCCTGTCGATGTGGGTGTCCAACACCGCCACCGCCGTCGTCATGCTCCCCATCGGCTTGTCCGTCCTCAACCTCGTCTCCGGCCTCATCGGCGGCGCCGAGAGGGTCAGGAGGCTGTCGACCGGCCTCATGCTGGGAATCGCCTACGCCGCCTCGATCGGCTCGGTGGCGACGATCATCGGCACTCCGCCCAACGCCCTCCTCGTGGCCTACCTCGACGAGGCCCACGGCATCAAGATCGGCTTCGGCCAGTGGATGCTCGTCGGCCTGCCCCTGGCGGCGGTCTTCATGGCGCTGGCCTGGTGGCTCATCGTCTACGTCCTGTTCGCACCGGAGGTCGACGAGATCCCCGGGGGCCGGGAGCTCATCGTCGGGCAGTGGAGGGAGCTGGGGCCCATGAGCCGGGGGGAGATGAGCGTGGCGGCGGTCTTCCTCGTCGCGGCGGCGTCGTGGGTGTTCGTCCCGCTGCTCCTCGACTACACCGGCTCGGCGCTCACCATCTCCGACTCCCTCATCGCCATGGCGGCCGCTGTCGCGCTGTTCCTCCTGCCCGCCGGCACGGGACGCGGGGTCAGGCTGCTGGACTGGCGAACCGCCAACGAGCTCCCCTGGGACGTCCTGCTGCTCTTCGGAGGCGGCCTCGCCCTGTCCCAGATGTTCACCAAGCTCGGCCTGTCGATCTGGATCGGCGAGCAGGCCAAGTCCCTGGGCGCCCTGCCGACCGTGGCGATCGTGGCGACGGTGACGGCGCTGGTCATCTTCCTCACGGAGATCACCTCGAACACGGCGACGGCCGCCGCCTTCCTGCCGATCATGGGAGGCGTCGCCCTGGGCATCGGCCTGACCAGCAACAACCCGATGAACATGCTGCTGCTCGTGCTGCCCGTGGCGCTGGCCGCCACCTTCGCCTTCATGCTCCCGGTGGCCACGCCTCCCAACGCGGTGGCCTACAGCTCGGGCTGCATCGAGATGGGTGACATGGTGCGCACCGGCATCTGGCTCAACCTCGCCGGCGTCGTCCTCATCACGGCCGTGGTCCTGCTCGTGGCCGTCCCCGTGTTCGGGCTGAGCCTGTGA